A window of the Odocoileus virginianus isolate 20LAN1187 ecotype Illinois chromosome 20, Ovbor_1.2, whole genome shotgun sequence genome harbors these coding sequences:
- the ZNF235 gene encoding zinc finger protein 235 isoform X3, whose amino-acid sequence MISQLEREEKLWTTGIQPQRGGRSDPSGWHWQSNIKSPSVDQCSGAFSVQAFHLLGGRNHEMGTVQDTGVRCLSLGELSCWQIRHVVSKSTKSQNSVINIQEKSSQSPKQHNSPAGVSAQASMEGSCFVTLIEGHSDIIENQELPAGRAPNSWSKLCLSGTQNYQRGCQLIPMKNKICMFAPCVDFFACISPHHEDHTVPQREKAQGTRECGKDLKASLLAQRSILEAGPKAYPCKEGERGLGDRASLELHQRLHVGGKSPTHGTPKKDPGHGSACPTPPGALPGTKRYWCRECGKGFSQSSNLQTHQRVHTGEKPYSCHECGKSFNQTSHLYAHLPIHTGEKPYRCESCGKGFSRSTDLNIHCRVHTGEKPYKCEACGKGFTQRSHLQAHERIHTGEKPYRCADCGKRFSCSSNLHTHQRVHTEEKPYKCEECGKRFSLSFNLHSHRRVHTGEKPYKCQECGKGFSSASSFQSHQRVHTGEKPFRCGECGKGFSQSSYFQAHQRVHTGEKPYKCEVCGKRFNWSLNLHNHQRVHTGEKPYKCEECGKGFSQASNLQAHQSVHTGEKPFKCAACQKRFSQASHLQAHQRVHTGEKPFKCGTCGKAFSQRSNLQVHQIIHTGEKPFKCEECGKEFSWSAGLSAHQRVHTGEKPYRCQQCGKGFSQASHFHTHQRVHTGERPYRCDVCCKGFSQRSHLVYHQRVHAGGSL is encoded by the coding sequence GAGGCAGGAATCATGAGATGGGAACTGTTCAGGACACAGGAGTGAGGTGCCTTTCACTGGGAGAGCTTTCCTGCTGGCAGATCAGACACGTTGTGAGCAAATCAACCAAAAGCCAAAACTCTGTGATAAATATTCAAGAGAAGAGTTCTCAGTCCCCCAAACAACATAATTCCCCTGCAGGAGTATCTGCCCAGGCTTCCATGGAAGGCAGCTGTTTCGTAACTCTTATAGAAGGTCATTCTGATATTATTgaaaatcaagaacttccagcTGGGAGAGCTCCAAATTCCTGGAGTAAACTCTGTCTGAGTGGGACACAGAATTACCAGAGGGGCTGTCAGCTGATTCCCATGAAGAACAAGATCTGTATGTTTGCTCCATGTGTTGACTTTTTCGCGTGTATCTCCCCCCACCACGAGGACCACACAGTGCCCCAAAGAGAGAAGGCTCAGGGCACCAGAGAGTGTGGTAAAGACCTAAAGGCATCACTGCTAGCCCAGCGAAGCATCCTTGAGGCTGGACCAAAAGCCTACCCCTGTAAGGAGGGTGAGAGAGGACTCGGTGACCGCGCCAGCCTGGAGCTTCATCAGCGGCTACACGTGGGCGGGAAGTCTCCGACCCACGGGACGCCCAAGAAGGACCCGGGTCACGGCTCAGCGTGCCCCACTCCACCGGGCGCCCTCCCGGGGACGAAGCGCTACTGGTGCCGCGAGTGCGGGAAGGGCTTCAGCCAGAGCTCCAACCTGCAGACCCACCAGCGAGTCCACACCGGGGAGAAGCCCTACTCGTGCCACGAGTGCGGGAAGAGCTTCAACCAGACCTCGCACCTGTATGCCCACCTGCCCATTCACACTGGGGAGAAGCCCTACCGCTGCGAGAGCTGCGGCAAAGGCTTCAGCCGCAGCACCGACCTCAACATCCACTGCAGGGTCCACACCGGCGAGAAGCCCTACAAGTGCGAGGCGTGCGGCAAGGGCTTCACGCAGAGGTCCCACCTGCAGGCCCACGAGAGGAtccacacgggcgagaagccctacAGGTGCGCGGACTGCGGGAAGCGCTTCAGCTGCAGCTCCAACCTTCACACGCACCAGCGGGTGCACACAGAGGAGAAGCCCTACAAGTGCGAGGAGTGCGGCAAGCGCTTCAGCCTGAGCTTCAACCTGCACAGCCACCGGCGCGTGCACACGGGCGAGAAACCCTACAAGTGCCAGGAGTGCGGCAAGGGCTTCAGCTCCGCCTCCAGCTTCCAGAGCCACCAGCGCGTgcacacgggcgagaagccctTCCGCTGCGGCGAGTGCGGGAAGGGCTTCAGCCAGAGCTCCTACTTCCAGGCCCACCAGCGCGTGCACACCGGGGAGAAGCCCTACAAGTGCGAGGTGTGCGGCAAGCGCTTCAACTGGAGCTTGAACCTCCACAACCACCAGCGCGTgcacacgggcgagaagccctacAAGTGTGAGGAGTGCGGCAAGGGCTTCAGCCAGGCCTCCAACCTCCAGGCGCACCAGAGCGTCCACACTGGCGAGAAGCCGTTCAAGTGCGCCGCGTGTCAGAAGCGGTTCAGCCAGGCCTCGCACCTGCAGGCGCACCAGAGAGTCCACACCGGGGAGAAACCCTTCAAGTGCGGTACCTGCGGCAAGGCCTTCAGCCAGAGGTCGAACCTTCAGGTCCATCAGATCAtccacacgggcgagaagccctTCAAGTGCGAGGAGTGCGGGAAGGAGTTCAGCTGGAGCGCGGGGCTCAGCGCCCACCAGCGGGtgcacacaggagagaaaccctacAGGTGCCAGCAGTGCGGGAAGGGCTTCAGCCAGGCCTCGCACTTCCACACGCACCAGAGGGTCCACACGGGGGAGAGGCCCTACAGATGTGACGTATGTTGCAAGGGCTTCAGCCAGAGGTCGCATCTTGTCTACCACCAGAGGGTCCACGCGGGAGGGAGTCTGTAG
- the ZNF235 gene encoding zinc finger protein 235 isoform X4, with amino-acid sequence MGTVQDTGVRCLSLGELSCWQIRHVVSKSTKSQNSVINIQEKSSQSPKQHNSPAGVSAQASMEGSCFVTLIEGHSDIIENQELPAGRAPNSWSKLCLSGTQNYQRGCQLIPMKNKICMFAPCVDFFACISPHHEDHTVPQREKAQGTRECGKDLKASLLAQRSILEAGPKAYPCKEGERGLGDRASLELHQRLHVGGKSPTHGTPKKDPGHGSACPTPPGALPGTKRYWCRECGKGFSQSSNLQTHQRVHTGEKPYSCHECGKSFNQTSHLYAHLPIHTGEKPYRCESCGKGFSRSTDLNIHCRVHTGEKPYKCEACGKGFTQRSHLQAHERIHTGEKPYRCADCGKRFSCSSNLHTHQRVHTEEKPYKCEECGKRFSLSFNLHSHRRVHTGEKPYKCQECGKGFSSASSFQSHQRVHTGEKPFRCGECGKGFSQSSYFQAHQRVHTGEKPYKCEVCGKRFNWSLNLHNHQRVHTGEKPYKCEECGKGFSQASNLQAHQSVHTGEKPFKCAACQKRFSQASHLQAHQRVHTGEKPFKCGTCGKAFSQRSNLQVHQIIHTGEKPFKCEECGKEFSWSAGLSAHQRVHTGEKPYRCQQCGKGFSQASHFHTHQRVHTGERPYRCDVCCKGFSQRSHLVYHQRVHAGGSL; translated from the coding sequence ATGGGAACTGTTCAGGACACAGGAGTGAGGTGCCTTTCACTGGGAGAGCTTTCCTGCTGGCAGATCAGACACGTTGTGAGCAAATCAACCAAAAGCCAAAACTCTGTGATAAATATTCAAGAGAAGAGTTCTCAGTCCCCCAAACAACATAATTCCCCTGCAGGAGTATCTGCCCAGGCTTCCATGGAAGGCAGCTGTTTCGTAACTCTTATAGAAGGTCATTCTGATATTATTgaaaatcaagaacttccagcTGGGAGAGCTCCAAATTCCTGGAGTAAACTCTGTCTGAGTGGGACACAGAATTACCAGAGGGGCTGTCAGCTGATTCCCATGAAGAACAAGATCTGTATGTTTGCTCCATGTGTTGACTTTTTCGCGTGTATCTCCCCCCACCACGAGGACCACACAGTGCCCCAAAGAGAGAAGGCTCAGGGCACCAGAGAGTGTGGTAAAGACCTAAAGGCATCACTGCTAGCCCAGCGAAGCATCCTTGAGGCTGGACCAAAAGCCTACCCCTGTAAGGAGGGTGAGAGAGGACTCGGTGACCGCGCCAGCCTGGAGCTTCATCAGCGGCTACACGTGGGCGGGAAGTCTCCGACCCACGGGACGCCCAAGAAGGACCCGGGTCACGGCTCAGCGTGCCCCACTCCACCGGGCGCCCTCCCGGGGACGAAGCGCTACTGGTGCCGCGAGTGCGGGAAGGGCTTCAGCCAGAGCTCCAACCTGCAGACCCACCAGCGAGTCCACACCGGGGAGAAGCCCTACTCGTGCCACGAGTGCGGGAAGAGCTTCAACCAGACCTCGCACCTGTATGCCCACCTGCCCATTCACACTGGGGAGAAGCCCTACCGCTGCGAGAGCTGCGGCAAAGGCTTCAGCCGCAGCACCGACCTCAACATCCACTGCAGGGTCCACACCGGCGAGAAGCCCTACAAGTGCGAGGCGTGCGGCAAGGGCTTCACGCAGAGGTCCCACCTGCAGGCCCACGAGAGGAtccacacgggcgagaagccctacAGGTGCGCGGACTGCGGGAAGCGCTTCAGCTGCAGCTCCAACCTTCACACGCACCAGCGGGTGCACACAGAGGAGAAGCCCTACAAGTGCGAGGAGTGCGGCAAGCGCTTCAGCCTGAGCTTCAACCTGCACAGCCACCGGCGCGTGCACACGGGCGAGAAACCCTACAAGTGCCAGGAGTGCGGCAAGGGCTTCAGCTCCGCCTCCAGCTTCCAGAGCCACCAGCGCGTgcacacgggcgagaagccctTCCGCTGCGGCGAGTGCGGGAAGGGCTTCAGCCAGAGCTCCTACTTCCAGGCCCACCAGCGCGTGCACACCGGGGAGAAGCCCTACAAGTGCGAGGTGTGCGGCAAGCGCTTCAACTGGAGCTTGAACCTCCACAACCACCAGCGCGTgcacacgggcgagaagccctacAAGTGTGAGGAGTGCGGCAAGGGCTTCAGCCAGGCCTCCAACCTCCAGGCGCACCAGAGCGTCCACACTGGCGAGAAGCCGTTCAAGTGCGCCGCGTGTCAGAAGCGGTTCAGCCAGGCCTCGCACCTGCAGGCGCACCAGAGAGTCCACACCGGGGAGAAACCCTTCAAGTGCGGTACCTGCGGCAAGGCCTTCAGCCAGAGGTCGAACCTTCAGGTCCATCAGATCAtccacacgggcgagaagccctTCAAGTGCGAGGAGTGCGGGAAGGAGTTCAGCTGGAGCGCGGGGCTCAGCGCCCACCAGCGGGtgcacacaggagagaaaccctacAGGTGCCAGCAGTGCGGGAAGGGCTTCAGCCAGGCCTCGCACTTCCACACGCACCAGAGGGTCCACACGGGGGAGAGGCCCTACAGATGTGACGTATGTTGCAAGGGCTTCAGCCAGAGGTCGCATCTTGTCTACCACCAGAGGGTCCACGCGGGAGGGAGTCTGTAG